AACCGCTCCTAACCTTGCAGAAAACAAATGGATAAATGTAAACTTGGCACAACAGGTGGCCAACTTATTCGGCAAACCTGTTCGTTTAATTAACGATGCAGACCAACAAGGTTTAGGCATTGTAAGTGGCAAGGGCTTTGAGATTGTATTTACATTAGGTACAGGATTTGGAACCTCATTACTATTTGACGGAGAATTATTGCCTCATTTAGAATTGGCTCATTTACCTGTTAGTAAAACCGATGATTATGATGATTTTATTGGAGATAGAGGCTTTCTTAAAGTGGGTAAAAAGAAGTGGAACAAACGTTTACAATACTTAATTGAGATATATAAAACTGTTTTTAATTACGATAAATTGTATATTGGCGGCGGAAACTCAAATGAAATCAATTTTGAACTAGAAAAAAATATCAAATTGGTTTCTAATAAAGACGGTATTAAGGGCGGAGCAAAATTATGGCTTGCCAAAGAAAAATATCATATCCATACTACATATCCTAATAAGAAATAATGACAAACATTAAATTACTCTTCTTAGATATTGGAGGTGTTCTTTTAAGCGATGGCTGGAATCATAAATCAAGAATGCTGGCCATTGAAAAATTCGACTTAGAACCTATCCAATTTCAAAAAGACCATTCTGTGGCCTTTACGTTATTCGAAAACGGAAAATTAACTTTAGACCAATACCTAGATTGCGTTGTATTTAACGCTGAACGCTCGTTCACAAAGGAAGATTTTAAACAATTTATGTTCTCTAGAACTACAGAACTTCCAGATTTTTTACCTTGGTTAGCGGAGTGGAAAAAAAGAACAGGGATTAAAATCTTTTCTATCAATAATGAAGGAAAAGAGTTTAATGATTATCGAATTAAGAAATTCAACCTTCATCAAGTATTCGATGCATTTATTTCATCATGTGAAGTAGGATTCTCAAAACCAGACCCTTCAATTTTCAAACTTGCACTAGGCATTGCGCAAGAAGAAGCTCAACACTGCATGTATTTTGACGATAGGGCAATTCACGTTTCAATTGCTAAACAATTAGGCTTTAATGCTTTCGTACACAAAGAATTTGAAGAAAGTAAAACAATTTTAGAAAGTATAAATAAATCATAAAATGAGTAACGATAAAAAAGCTACGTTCGCTTTCGGAATGGTTGGTTTAGGAACCATGGGGCGCAACTTGCTATTAAATATGGCCGATAATGGCTTTGCTGTAACTGGATATGACAAGAGCGAAAAAATGCTCCAAATATTTGAAGAAGAAGGTAAAGCACATGACCTTAAAGGATTTTCAGATATACAAGAGTTTGTAGATAGCTTACAAAGTCCACGTACTATTATTTTATTAGTACCTGCCGGAGCCATTGTTGACAGTGTAATTTCAGAACTACAACCATTATTAACCAAAGGCGATATCATCATCGACAGTGGAAACTCTTACTTTACTGATACGAGCAGAAGATCTATTGAATTAGCCGAAAAAGGAATTCATTTCTTCGGAATGGGTATTTCTGGAGGTGAAGAAGGAGCTAGATTTGGTCCGAGTATGATGCCTGGTGGAGATAAACAAGCTTATGCTGTAGTTAAGGATATGTTAGAGGCTGTTTCTGCAAAAGCAAATGGCGACCCTTGTGTAACTTACATTGGTCCAGGTGCTTCTGGTCACTTTGTTAAAATGACACATAATGGTATCGAATATGCAATTATGCAATTATTAGCAGAGGCTTACGAAATCATGAAAAATGGTTTAGATTATGATAATGACCAAATCCAACAAGTTTTCGAGAAATGGAACAATGGTCGTTTAAAATCATTTTTAATGGAAATTACCAAAGATGTTTTCTTATTTAAGGATGTGAAAACTGGTAATTTATTAGTGGATGAAATTAAAGATGAAGCAAAATCTAAAGGAACTGGAAAATGGACTTCACAAGTTGCAATGGATGTTGAAACACCAATTCCAAGTATAGATGCGGCTGTTTCCACTAGAAATCTATCAAAACTTAAGAAATTAAGAGTTCAGCTTGAAGAAGCTTACGGTGCTTCAGAAAAAATTAAAGCCAGTGCAGATTTTATTGATGATTTAGAAGAAGCATTCTATTTTGCAATGGCGAATGCCTATGCACAAGGAATGCACTTATTGTGGAAAGCATCCATAGAATATAAATACGAATTAAACTTATCTGAAATCGCCAAAATCTGGCGTGGTGGTTGTATCATTAGAGCAGAATTTTTAGAAGATATTTATCAAGCTTATAAAAAACAGCCAGATTTAGAGCATTTATTTGCCGATGCTGGTGTTCAAGCTAAAATCAAAAAAAGTTTAAAAGGTACAAGAAATGTGGTTTCATCTGCAATTAATGCTGGTATTGCCACTCCTTGTTTCACTTCTGCCCTAACCTATTTTGACACATTAAAAACTGGCAGAATGCCTTCTAATTTAACACAGGCTCAAAGAGATTTCTTTGGTGCACATACTTTTGAAAGAATTGATAGCGAGGGAATTTTCCACGCAGATTGGAATCAAAAGAACTCATAATCCCTATTAAAATGAAGAAAAAAAGTAAACTTAATCCAACCATATTTGTAATTTTTGGTGGCACAGGAGATTTAAATAAAAGAAAACTCGCCCCTGCCTTATATAACTTATTTACGGAAGGTTATATGCCAGAAAAGTTTTCAATAATTGGTACTGGAAGAACAAAATTTACTGATAAAAAATATCAAGAAGTTATTTTAGAAAATGTAAATCAATTTTCTAGAAATGGCAAGGTTAAAAAAGAAAATTGGGATAGTTTTGAAGAAAATATCCATTACTGCTCAACAGATGTTACTGTTCCAGAAACATTTGAAGGTTTAAAAACAGAGATCGAAAAGTATCAGTCTGAATTTGGCGCTGATACTCAGGTTATATTTTATCTAGCGGTTGCACCAAATTTCTTCCCATTAATTGCAGAATGTTTATGCAAATATAAATTAACTCAGAATGAAGATAATAGCAGAATT
The sequence above is drawn from the Pedobacter frigiditerrae genome and encodes:
- a CDS encoding ROK family protein, yielding MPAKTKVPQGDILSIDIGGTNIKSCLLSPKGKLLTDFKKTPTPKNSTPEEVLKAIKKLCADFKAFEKVSIGFPGYVKMGIVQTAPNLAENKWINVNLAQQVANLFGKPVRLINDADQQGLGIVSGKGFEIVFTLGTGFGTSLLFDGELLPHLELAHLPVSKTDDYDDFIGDRGFLKVGKKKWNKRLQYLIEIYKTVFNYDKLYIGGGNSNEINFELEKNIKLVSNKDGIKGGAKLWLAKEKYHIHTTYPNKK
- a CDS encoding HAD-IA family hydrolase — its product is MTNIKLLFLDIGGVLLSDGWNHKSRMLAIEKFDLEPIQFQKDHSVAFTLFENGKLTLDQYLDCVVFNAERSFTKEDFKQFMFSRTTELPDFLPWLAEWKKRTGIKIFSINNEGKEFNDYRIKKFNLHQVFDAFISSCEVGFSKPDPSIFKLALGIAQEEAQHCMYFDDRAIHVSIAKQLGFNAFVHKEFEESKTILESINKS
- the gndA gene encoding NADP-dependent phosphogluconate dehydrogenase — protein: MSNDKKATFAFGMVGLGTMGRNLLLNMADNGFAVTGYDKSEKMLQIFEEEGKAHDLKGFSDIQEFVDSLQSPRTIILLVPAGAIVDSVISELQPLLTKGDIIIDSGNSYFTDTSRRSIELAEKGIHFFGMGISGGEEGARFGPSMMPGGDKQAYAVVKDMLEAVSAKANGDPCVTYIGPGASGHFVKMTHNGIEYAIMQLLAEAYEIMKNGLDYDNDQIQQVFEKWNNGRLKSFLMEITKDVFLFKDVKTGNLLVDEIKDEAKSKGTGKWTSQVAMDVETPIPSIDAAVSTRNLSKLKKLRVQLEEAYGASEKIKASADFIDDLEEAFYFAMANAYAQGMHLLWKASIEYKYELNLSEIAKIWRGGCIIRAEFLEDIYQAYKKQPDLEHLFADAGVQAKIKKSLKGTRNVVSSAINAGIATPCFTSALTYFDTLKTGRMPSNLTQAQRDFFGAHTFERIDSEGIFHADWNQKNS